From Anopheles darlingi chromosome 2, idAnoDarlMG_H_01, whole genome shotgun sequence, the proteins below share one genomic window:
- the LOC125949275 gene encoding endoplasmin, which produces MKYLLLLVLGVFLFAGIQQVRAEADDDDDTLPLVDNNLGASKEGSRTDAEAVKREEEAIKLDGLNVAQIKELREKSEKFTFQAEVNRMMKLIINSLYRNKEIFLRELISNASDALDKIRLLSLTEPGVLDSNRNLEVKIKADKEGKVLHIIDTGIGMTKQDLVNNLGTIAKSGTADFLSKMQDNKSEGQDVNDMIGQFGVGFYSAFLVADRVVVTTKHNDDKQYIWESDAASFSIVEDPRGDTLQRGSQVSLHLKEEALDFLEEDTVKQLIKKYSQFINFPIYMWTSKEVEEEIPVEEEATTTEKPVKEDNADEEEEDVKVEEEETTDEDSKPKTKKIKKTVWNWEIMNDSKPIWTRKVSEVTADEYNEFYKSLTKDTSDPLTQTHFIAEGEVTFKSLLYVPKVQPSESFNKYGTKADNIKLYVRRVFITDEFNDMMPNYLSFIRGVVDSDDLPLNVSRETLQQHKLIKVIKKKLVRKALDMLKKIDKEQYEKFWKEYSTNIKLGIMEDPSNRSRLAKLLRFQSSSTKDKEYTSLTEYVERMKPKQDNIYFIAGPSRAEIEKSPFVERLLSRGYEVLFLVEAVDEYSISALPEFDGKRFQNVAKEGFTLNESDEAKARFEELKTEYEPLLKWLNDVALKDKIAKAQLSERLANSPCALVASMFGWTGNMERLALANAHQKTDDPQRMYYLNQKKTLEINPRHPLMRELLRRVDADSDDIVAKDMAVLMFNTATLRSGFQLPETADFADSIERMMRQTLGVSLEEKPEQEEFVDEDTNSAAAGGAGQDEEEENIDADEHDEL; this is translated from the exons ATGAAGTACTTGCTACTTCTAGTACTGGGAGTGTTCCTGTTTGCAG GAATACAGCAGGTGCGGGCGgaagccgatgatgacgatgacacgTTACCACTGGTGGACAACAATCTTGGTGCGTCGAAGGAAGGTTCGAGAACGGACGCTGAAGCGGTGAAGCGGGAGGAGGAAGCAATCAAACTGGATGGATTGAACGTGGCCCAGATCAAGGAGCTGCGGGAAAAGTCCGAAAAGTTCACCTTCCAGGCGGAGGTGAACCGGATGATGAAGCTGATCATCAACTCGCTGTACCGCAATAAGGAAATCTTCCTGCGCGAACTGATCTCGAACGCCTCGGATGCGCTGGACAAGATTCGGCTTCTGTCGCTCACCGAACCGGGCGTGCTGGACAGCAACCGTAACCTGGAGGTGAAGATAAAGGCGGACAAGGAGGGCAAGGTGCTGCACATCATCGATACCGGTATCGGTATGACGAAGCAGGATCTCGTCAACAACCTCGGTACGATCGCCAAATCCGGTACGGCCGATTTCCTGTCAAAGATGCAGGATAATAAGTCGGAGGGCCAGGACGTGAACGACATGATCGGTCAGTTCGGTGTCGGTTTCTATTCGGCGTTCCTGGTGGCCGATCGCGTGGTGGTCACGACGaagcacaacgacgacaagcAGTACATCTGGGAATCGGATGCCGCCAGTTTCAGCATCGTCGAGGATCCGCGCGGTGACACGCTGCAGCGCGGTTCCCAGGTTTCGCTGCACCTGAAGGAAGAGGCGCTCGATTTCCTGGAGGAGGACACGGTGAAGCAGCTGATCAAGAAGTACTCGCAGTTCATCAACTTCCCGATCTACATGTGGACGAGCAAGGAGGTCGAAGAAGAGATACCGGTTGAGGAGGAGGCGACCACGACCGAGAAACCGGTCAAGGAGGATAACgctgacgaggaggaggaggacgtgaaggtcgaggaagaggagacgACCGATGAGGACAGCaaaccgaagacgaagaagatcAAGAAGACGGTCTGGAACTGGGAGATCATGAACGACAGCAAACCGATCTGGACGCGCAAAGTCAGCGAGGTAACGGCGGATGAGTACAATGAGTTCTACAAGAGCCTCACCAAGGATACGTCCGATCCGCTCACGCAAACACACTTCATTGCCGAAGGTGAGGTCACGTTCAAGTCGCTGCTTTATGTACCGAAGGTGCAACCATCGGAAAGCTTCAACAAGTACGGTACGAAGGCCGACAACATCAAGCTGTACGTGCGCCGTGTGTTCATTACGGACGAGTTCAACGACATGATGCCCAACTATCTGAGCTTCATCCGCGGTGTCGTCGATTCGGACGATCTGCCACTGAACGTGTCGCGTGAGACgctccagcagcacaagcTAATCAAGGTGATCAAGAAGAAGCTGGTCCGTAAGGCGCTCGATATGCTCAAGAAGATCGACAAGGAGCAGTACGAGAAGTTCTGGAAGGAGTACTCGACCAACATTAAGCTCGGCATCATGGAGGACCCGAGCAATCGGTCCCGTTTGGCCAAGCTGCTGCGCTTCCAGTCGTCCTCGACGAAGGACAAGGAGTACACGAGCCTGACGGAGTACGTGGAGCGCATGAAGCCGAAGCAGGACAACATCTACTTCATTGCCGGTCCCAGCCGTGCCGAGATCGAAAAGTCACCCTTCGTCGAACGGTTGCTGTCGCGTGGTTACGAGGTGCTGTTCCTGGTCGAAGCAGTCGATGAGTACAGTATCTCGGCGCTGCCCGAGTTCGATGGCAAGCGTTTCCAGAACGTCGCCAAGGAAGGCTTCACGCTGAACGAATCGGACGAAGCCAAGGCTCGTTTCGAGGAGCTGAAAACGGAGTATGAGCCGCTGCTCAAGTGGTTGAACGATGTGGCCCTCAAGGACAAGATCGCAAAAGCCCAGCTGTCCGAGCGTCTCGCTAACTCTCCATGCGCActggttgcttcgatgttcGGCTGGACCGGTAACATGGAGCGACTGGCGCTCGCTAACGCTCACCAGAAGACGGATGATCCGCAGCGCATGTACTACCTGAACCAGAAGAAAACGCTCGAGATCAACCCGCGGCATCCGCTGATGCGCGAGTTGTTGCGTCGTGTCGACGCGGATTCGGATGATATCGTGGCGAAGGATATGGCGGTGCTGATGTTCAACACGGCCACCCTCCGATCTGGCTTCCAGCTGCCCGAGACGGCCGATTTTGCCGACAGCATCGAACGAATGATGCGACAGACGTTGGGCGTTTCGCTCGAGGAGAAGCCCGAGCAGGAGGAATTCGTTGACGAGGATACGAACAGCGCCGCggcgggtggtgctggtcaggatgaggaggaagaaaatatcgatgccgatgaacATGACGAGCTATAA
- the LOC125949374 gene encoding RPII140-upstream gene protein, translated as MQTVARISARLAGYGNVICSRKMPLRLLLRPVIGTGSVGAGMVLGGIFPFSPNSHDQITIDTKTVQAMYEEAPGDKQTGKERLKMMFSIDEFGRVSSELNSIYQAGFLGFLFGACYGGFVSSRIAYLNFLERNQATAFQSSFEAKKKLQDQVTVNFAKGAFKWGWRLALFTTSYVGIQTVISVYRGKSSLYEYLAAGSVTGAMYKFSMGFRGMASGGLIGMALGGLAGGLSLIIMRATGTTMEEVRFWQYKWQTNRDQIIHDSLKKQSETEEDPLLSHHHNKFGAANIDLGAIEAEKRKIQLAVEQESLMKKMNEVATPTEAK; from the exons atgCAAACGGTTGCGCGGATCTCGGCTCGCCTTGCCGGCTACGGGAACGTGATTTGCTCTCGTAAAATGCCGCTACGGTTATTGCTTCGGCCCGTAATAGGGACAGGCTCGGTCGGTGCAGGAATGGTGCTCGGCGGCatatttcccttttctcccAACAGCCACGATCAGATCACGATCGATACGAAAACGGTGCAGGCTATGTACGAGGAAGCGCCGGGCGACAAACAGACCGGCAAGGAGCGGCTCAAAATGATGTTCAGCATAGA CGAATTCGGTCGTGTTTCCAGCGAGCTAAATTCGATCTACCAGGCGGGATTCCTTGGCTTTCTGTTCGGCGCTTGCTACGGTGGTTTCGTCAGCTCACGCATTGCCTACTTGAACTTTCTCGAGCGAAATCAAGCGACGGCTTTCCAGTCTAGCTTCGAGGCCAAAAAGAAACTGCAGGATCAGGTGACGGTCAATTTTGCCAAAGGCGCCTTCAAATGGGGCTGGCGGTTGGCGCTCTTCACCACGAGCTATGT CGGGATTCAAACAGTGATTTCCGTGTACCGAGGCAAATCGTCACTCTACGAGTATCTGGCGGCCGGTAGCGTCACCGGGGCAATGTATAAATTCAGCATGGGTTTCCGTGGTATGGCTTCGGGTGGTCTGATCGGTATGGCCCTCGGTGGGCTAGCCGGAGGGCTTTCACTCATCATTATGCGGGCCACGGGCACTACGATGGAAGAGGTGCGATTCTGGCAGTACAAATGGCAAACGAACCGCGATCAAATCATCCACGACTCGTTGAAAAAGCAATCGGAAACCGAGGAAGACCCACTGCTCTCGCACCATCACAACAAGTTTGGAGCGGCCAACATTGATTTAGGCGCGATCGAGgcagaaaaacggaaaatacaGCTCGCGGTCGAGCAGGAATCGCTAATGAAGAAAATGAACGAAGTAGCAACTCCAACCGAGGCGAAATAA